The Thalassotalea agarivorans region CGATCCTATTAATCGCGGAAAGCTTACTTTACCTGAAATCTTAGCCACGTCATCAAATATGGGCACGACAAAACTTGCGTTATCGATGCCTAAAGAATTTTTACTAGACCGATTCTTCGATGCTGGCTTTGCAGAAGATACAGGTACTGGCTTAGCAGGTGAACATACCGGCGTTATGCATGATCGCCCGCGTTGGTCAAAATTTGAATTAGCGACATTATCCTTCGGTTACGGCTTAGCGATTACGCCAATGCAATTAGCAAGATTTTACGCAACCCTAGCAAATGGCGGTATTAAACGTCCATTTTCTATCGTAAAACAAGAGCATGTGCCAGAGGGCGAACAAATTTTTACGCCAGAGCTAACTTCTGAGTTAGTTACCATGCTTGAAGGCGTTGTAACTAATGGCGGTGCACCTAAAGCTAAAGTTGATGGTTACAGAGTCGGTGGTAAAACCGGTACCATCAAAAAAGCAGTTGCTGGTGGCTATGGTAATGACTATGTCGGTTTATTTGCAGGGGTAGCACCAATAAGTAACCCTCGCTTGGTGGTCGTTGTTGTAATTAACGAACCAGGTGGTGACCTATATCACGGTAGTGATGTATCAGCGCCCGTTTTCTCGCGCGTGATGAAAGGCTCGCTGCGTTTACTAAATATTGCACCTGATCAAGTATCACCAAAACAACTTGCTAAGTCAGTAGATAAGGAGGATGACAATGCCTAACGCCTTATCTCGACTTCTTAGCGCCGCAAACATTGCTTTCGACAAACAGATTGAAAGCAGACAGTTAGTTAATGACAGCCGCGAAATCAAAACGGGTGACGTATTTTGTGCGGTAATAGGTAGTGCGTCCAACGGTAATTTGTTTATCTCTGCAGCCATTGAAAAAGGCTGTAGCGTAGTGTTATCGCAATGTCAGCAGCAAGAGCAACATGGCAATGTGCGCGAAGAGCAGGGCGTGCCAGTTATCAGTATGTATCAGCTCGACCAATCCCTAGCCGATTTGGCGCTATGGTACTACGATAATCCGCAGAAAAAATTGAACATTTTTGGCGTAACTGGGACTAATGGTAAAACAAGTGTTAGCCAGCTTATCGCTCAGCTATTAGAACAACTTGGAAAAAAAGCCGCTGTTATCGGTACAACAGGCGCTGGCCGTTTGAACGCGCTCACACCAATTGCCAACACCACACCAGGTCCGACTGAGTTAGCTCAGTTATTTGCTCAATTCGTTGAACAAGGTATCACTGATGTTGCCATGGAAGTATCTTCCCATGCCCTAGAGCAAAAAAGAGTCGACGCTAGCTTATTCGATATCGCTGTGTTTACCAATTTAAGCCGAGATCACCTTGATTATCATGGCACAATGGAAAACTATGCGGCTGAAAAATTTAAAGTGTTTTCAGGCCAACAAAAACAAGTGGCAATACTCAACGCAGATGATGCTCAAGCAAAACAATGGTTACCAGTAATGACACAACCCGTGTGTCTGTTTAGCTGCAAGCAAGATGTTAGCGACAATCGCTATTTTGTTTACGCCAAAGAAGTGTCACTAACTCGTCAAGGTATGTCTTTATCGATTGTTACGCATAAAGGTCCATTAACAATAAGTGCCCAGCTAATAGGTGCATTTAATGTGGAAAATCTATTGGCGGCCATTGCAGTGGCAGTGATGCAAGAATATAGGCTTACGGATATAGAACAAGCGGTGGCTGCAATAACCCCTATCACCGGTCGAATGGAAACATTTTCTGCACCGGGAGAGACGACGGCCGTAGTTGATTACGCTCACACGCCAGATGCACTAGAAAATGCATTGTCTGCATGTCGTCAACATTGTGCAGGCAGTTTGTGGGTTGTCTTTGGTTGTGGCGGCGATCGAGACAAAGGTAAGCGCCCACTTATGGGGCAGGTTGCTGAAAAAGGGGCGGATAATATCGTTGTCACCAATGATAATCCGCGTACCGAAACACCAGAAAATATTGCCAGCGACATTTTGGCAGGTATTGAAAACAAGCAAAGAGTTCAAGTATTGCTGGATCGCCAGCGTGCGGTGTTGTCAACGCTGCAACAAGCTAAATCAGACGACATGGTTTTGCTTGCAGGTAAAGGCCACGAAGATTATGTCATCGTTGGCGAAGACACTATTTATTATAACGAAAGAGAAGTTGTTTCAAATTTCTTCTCAACTAAAAAAGAGGGCATGCAATGATTTCATTATCTTTATCAGAAATTGCAACTGCCGTGTCTGGAGAGTTAATCGGGAAAGACATCACCATAGAATCGGTAACAACCGACAGTCGTGCGCTAACACACGGTGATGTCTTCCTCGCCCTTAAGGGGGCGAACTTTGATGGTCACCGTTTTGTAGAGCAAGTATTGGCACAAGGTGCTAGTGCGGTGATTGTTAGTACTAAACAAAAGACGGATACTCCGCAAATTGTCGTCAATGATACGCACAAAGCATTGGGTTTATTGGGTGCTTATGTAAAACAGCAAGTCGCGCCAAAAACCGTTGCAATTACTGGCAGTAGCGGAAAAACAACCGTTAAAGAAATGGTTGCCGCTATTTTGTCGCGCCTTGGCAATGTGTTAGCAACGGCAGGCAACTTTAATAATGATATTGGTGTGCCTTTAACCTTACTGCGTTTAGAAAAACAACATGAATTCGCTGTGATGGAATTAGGTGCAAATCATATCGGTGAAATTTCCTATACATCAGGATTAGTAAAACCAGATATTTCGGTTATCAACAACATTGCCGCCGCTCATCTCGAAGGCTTCGGCGATTTATGCGGCGTTGCGCGCGCAAAAGGCGAAATATACGAAGGGCTAAAGCCAGGCGGTATAGCACTATACAACAAAGATTGTAAGTATGCACATAAGTGGCAGTGGCGTTTAACAGATAAAACCGTGAAGACTTTTTCATGTCTAAACAAGGCAGATGTTTACAGCGAAAATGTGTCGCTTAATGCCATTGGCTGCCCAGCGTTTACGTTGAATGCAAATGGCGAGACTATCGATATTACGTTGCCAATTCCTGGCCGACACAATGTGTGTAACGCGGTAGCCGCGGCGACTATAGCTTTGGAATTTGGTGCAACCCTTGAAGATATTCAACAAGGACTAGAGCAGATGGCGCCGGTTAAAGGACGCTTGAATCTACACAAGTTATCAGATGATTTCACCGTGATAGATGATACCTACAATGCCAATGTTGAATCGAACAAAGCAGCAGCCGAACTGCTCGCAAGTTATAGCGGGAAACGCGTATTAATTTTAGGTGATATGGCTGAACTAGGCAGTGAAGCTCGCAATTATCATCATGAGGTTGGCGCTCACGCAAAAGGTCTTGGTATTGATAATTTGCTAACGCTTGGCGTACTTAGCCAAAACACATCGATGGCATTCAATGGCGATGGCTACCACTTTACTGAAAGAGAAATGTTAATCGAACAACTAAAACAACTTGTGGTTGATGAAAAACAACCTGTAACCATTCTTGTTAAAGGGTCACGCAGTTCGCATATGGAAAATGTAGTGAAGGACATTTTGGCTTGGCATAAAAACACAAGCGTTGAGGAGCAAGTCTAATGTTATTGTGGCTAGCGGATTATCTAACGCAGTTTTATACAGGCTTCAACGTTTTTTCATATTTAACGTTTAGAGCTATTGTCAGTACGTTAACTGCTTTAGGCATTTCCATTTATTTTGGCCCTAAGCTAATTCGTAAGTTACAACTACTGAGTTTCGGTCAAACGGTACGTGATGATGGCCCTCAAAGCCATTTGTCTAAGCAAGGCACGCCGACTATGGGCGGCATCTTAATCCTTGGCGCTATTGTTACAAGTGTTTTGCTTTGGGCTGACTTAAGCAACGTATATGTTTGGGTAGTGCTATTTGTTATCTCCTCTTTTGGCATCTTGGGATTTGTAGACGACTATCGCAAAGTTGTGCGAAAGGACCCTAAAGGGCTAATTGCACGTTGGAAATATTTTTGGCAAACAGTGTTAGGCCTTGGTACTGCATTCTTCTTGTATTGGTTCTCACAATCTCCGCAAGAAACTGCCCTGTTATTGCCTTTTATCAAAGACGTCATGCCGCAACTTGGCTTGCTTTATATTTTGCTTACCTATTTCGTGATTGTTGGTACCAGCAATGCCGTCAATTTAACTGATGGTTTAGATGGTTTAGCTATCGTTCCTACCGTAATGGTAGCCGGTGCATTTGCCATTTTTGCTTACATGACAGGCAATATTAATTTCTCTGCTTACTTACATATTCCTTATATTCCGCTGACAAGTGAATTGGTGGTGGTATGTACGGCAATTGTTGGCGCAGGGCTAGGTTTTTTATGGTTTAACACGTATCCAGCACAAGTATTTATGGGCGATGTTGGTTCATTAGCACTTGGTGCTGCTTTAGGTGTTATTGCCGTGCTTGTTCGCCAAGAACTGGTGCTGTTTATTATGGGTGGTGTCTTTGTTATCGAAACATTGTCGGTCATTTTGCAAGTGGGCTCTTACAAGCTAAGAGGCCAACGCATATTCAGAATGGCACCGATTCATCACCACTATGAATTAAAAGGTTGGCCAGAGCCACGCGTCATCGTGCGCTTTTGGATTATTTCTTTAATGTTAGTGCTAATCGGTTTAGCAACGTTGAAACTTAGGTAACTAATGGATTTTTTGACGCAACTTAACAATAGCAACGTACTCGTACTCGGTGCAGGTGTCACCGGGATGTCGTGTGCGCGCTTTTTAGCGTCAAAAGATATCGCTTTTTCACTTAATGACAGCCGTGATGCTGTTTTAGATGCTGCAATGTTCAGCAAAGAATTTCCACATGCAACGCTGAGCTTAGGCAAGTGGGATACAAAATTAATTGCAGCAGCAGATATTATCATCATTAGCCCTGGTATTGATTTAGCAACGCCAGCACTTGCCGCTAAACGCGATGATTGCGAAGTAATTGGCGATGTAGAAATTTATTGTCGATTGAAAGACACGCCAATACTGGCAGTTACGGGATCAAATGGTAAATCTACGGTTGTAAGTTTGCTTGCCCATATCGGCGAACAGCTTGGCAAGCAGGTTGCTTTAGGTGGCAACATTGGTGTGCCTGTGTTGGATAATATCGCGCTTGACTTAGATTGTTTGATTTTAGAGCTTTCTAGTTTTCAGCTGGAATCTATGCACTCGATGCAAGCTGTTGCAGCAACGGTGTTAAATGTGAGCGACGATCACCTTGATCGACACAAAACACTTGAAAATTATCAGGCCATTAAACAACGCATATACAGCCAAGCATCCTGCGCTATTGTCAATCGTCAGGATAATCGCACCTTTACCTCGCATAATCATCAAATTAGTTTTGGTGATGATAAACCTGGACATAACCAATTTGGTTTGTACCAAGGTGCGCTCTATTTTGGTGAGCAAAAGTTAGTGGATATAGCGTCACTAACTATCGCAGGTAAACATAATGCGATAAATGCGCTAGCTGCATTAGCCTTGGGTTATGAATTAGGCTGGCCACTAGAAGATATGGCAGCAGCATTAAGCAGTTTCGAAGGTCTAGCACATCGCTGTCAAAAGGTCAGCGATAAAGCAGGGATTACTTGGATTAATGACTCTAAGGCAACCAACGTTGGTGCAACAGAGGCTGCGATCGAGGGTTTGGCGGCAATAAAGCCGGCAGGAAGCAACATCGTTTTAATTGCTGGTGGCGAAGGTAAAGGGGCTAACTTTTCGCCACTGGCACCCTTATTTGAGCAAGCATTGTCTGTGCTGATTACTCTAGGTAAAGACGGTCCGATGCTTGCGCAATTAAAGAAAGGGGCAATTGAAGTAGAAGACATGGAGCAAGCCGTTGAATGTGCGTACAAGCACGCGAAGGCGGGCGACATTGTAATTTTGTCTCCAGCATGTGCCAGTTTAGACATGTATAAAAACTACATGGTACGTGGCGAAGTATTTAAACAAGCTGTGGATGAACTTACGTTGGAGGAGGCTCTCGTATGACGACATTAACGCCTTCTTTTAATGTGTTTAAGCAGCTTAAGCTGCCGATGTGGATTGCGCCAAAGACTCAAGATGCTGTGACCTTTGATCGCACATACATAGTCATTGCAGTGTTGATGTATATGATCGGCTTAGTAATGGTCGCTAGCTCGTCTATGCCGGTAGCGGAAAAGTTGTTTAACAACCCATTCCACTTTGTGATCAGGCATGTCATTTATATTGGTTTGAGTGTAATCATTGCGGCTGTATTTTTAACTATGCCGATGCATAAATGGAAAGAATACAGTGGTAACTTTTTACTTGCCGCTATTGCGCTGTTAGTGCTGGTGTTGCTTGTTGGACGCACCGTTAATGGCTCTACACGTTGGTTGGTGTTAGGTCCTATTACTGTGCAAGCGGCAGAGCCGGCAAAACTGTTTTTCTTCTGTTATCTCGCGTCATATTTGGTGCGCAGAAGAACGGAAGTTATGGAGCATGTTAAAGGCTTTTATAAACCGCTAATCGTGTTTGGTGTACTGGCCTTTTTATTATTGAATCAGCCAGATTTAGGTACTGTTGTCGTCATGTTTGTTACGACCATTGGTTTATTGTTCCTTGCAGGGGCAAAACTATGGCAATTTCTTGCAGTCTCCGCTGTAGGGATATCAGCTATTGTCGCGCTTGCTGTATTTACACCGTATCGCTGGCGTCGTATTACCAGCTTTTTGGATCCATGGGCAGATCCTTTTGGCAGTGGCTATCAGTTAACCCAATCACTGATGGCATATGGTCGTGGAGAAGTCTTTGGTCAGGGGCTAGGCAATAGTATTCAAAAACTAGAATATTTACCCGAAGCTCACACTGATTTTGTTATGGCAATACTGGCAGAGGAATTTGGTTTTATCGGTATCAGTATTGTGCTGTTTTTAAGCATGATTTTAGTGCTAAAAGCACTACTGTTAGGGCGCGAAGCGCTAAACAGAGAAAAATACTTTGAAGGGTTTTTCGCATACGGTATTGGCATTTGGATGAGTTTCCAAACAGCGGTTAATATCGGTGCTAGCGCAGGTATAGTGCCAACAAAAGGGTTAACTATGCCGCTAATTAGCTATGGCGGTAGTTCAATGATCATTATGACTATTGCTGTGGTTGTTTTAATTAGAATTGATCACGAATTAAGGTTGCAAAGTCTTCAAGCAACCAAGAAAGGGGGGCAAACATGACGCAAGTTGTAGGTGAAAGTCAGAAACGCCCAACTGTATTGGTAATGGCAGGCGGTACCGGAGGACATATTTTCCCGGGGATCGCGGTCGCAGATTATATGAAGGCACAAGGATGGCATGTTCATTGGTTAGGTACGGCAAAGCGTATGGAAGCCGATATTGTGCCGGCTCATGGTTATGATATTTCGTTTATAAATATCGCGGGTCTGCGCAATAAAAATTGGCGCACGTGGTTAAAAACACCATTTAAGTTATTGCAGTCGCTGATGCAATCGATCCGCGTTATTCGCAAAGTGAATCCAGACGTAGTGTTGGGAATGGGTGGCTATGCAAGCGCACCTGGTGGTTTTGCAGCATGGCTAATGAGCAAGCCACTGGTATTGCATGAACAAAATGCGGTAGCAGGTTTAAGTAATCGTTTTTTAAGTTATCTGGCAACAAATATTTTTAGTGCCTTTCCAGGTGCATTTGCAGCGAAGCGCGCTGAAGTAGTGGGTAATCCACTTCGCCAAGATATCTTATCTTTGGAACAAGTAATTCCTGAGCAACCAGCGACAACGAAGAAAGTGTTAGTGGTCGGCGGTAGTTTGGGGGCGCAAGTGTTAAACGAAACTGTGCCACAAGCGATTGCTCAAATTAAATTACAAAACATTACTGTGTGGCATCAAACAGGTAAAGGAAATCACCACGAAGTGGACAACAGTTATCACCAATACGGTGTTAATAAAGACAAAGTCAAAGTGAGTGAGTTTATTGATGATATGGCTGACGCATATCAGTGGGCAGATGTCGTTATTTGTCGAGCGGGTGCTTTAACGGTTTCCGAACTAGCCATGGCGGCAAAACCGGCAATTTTTGTTCCTTTGCCACACGCTGTTGATGATCATCAAACGAAGAACGCCATGTATTTAGTCGAGCGCGGTGCGGCAAAGTTATTACCGCAAAAAGAGTTAAACGGGACGACACTTGCACAAATGCTAAATAGCTTATTTGTGTCGGACACTGTAGTGCAAAAAATGTCAAAAGCGGCGCATGATGCAGCGCATGCCGATGCAACTAAAAAAGTAGCTCAACGTTGTATGGAGTTAGGTAGCAAATGAGTACAGTAATTGGACAAATGAAAATTCCAGAAATGCGTCGAGTAAAGCGCATTCACTTTGTTGGTATCGGTGGTGCTGGCATGGGTGGTATTGCTGAGGTATTGCTCAATGAAGGCTATCAAATCAGTGGTTCAGATATTGCCGAAAATCAGGTAGTAAGACGCTTACGAGATTTAGGTGCACAGATAGCTATAGGCCACCAGGCAAAGAATATTGATGGCGCCAGCGTTATTGTGGTGTCTACAGCGATCGACAACACTAACCCTGAAATCAATGCCGCATCAGAGCAACGCATACCGGTTGTTCGTCGCGCCGAAATGCTAGCCGAATTAATGCGTTTTAGACATGGCATTGCTATTGCGGGTACACACGGTAAAACAACCACAACAAGTTTGATTTCAAGTGTATTTGCAGAAGCAGGGCTTGATCCGACGTTTGTTATCGGTGGCCTATTAAATAGTGCTGGAACAAACGCTCGACTGGGTTCAAGCAGATATTTAATAGCAGAAGCCGACGAAAGTGACGCGTCATTCTTGCACTTACAACCTATGGTAGCGGTTATAACCAATATTGACGCTGACCATATGGAAACCTATCAAGGCGATTTTGAAAAACTTAAAGATACTTATATCGAGTTTTTACACAACTTACCTTTTTATGGTTTAGCGGTTGTCTGTATTGATAATCCCGTGGTACGAGAAATTTTGCCTCGCATTAGTCGTCAAGTAGTGACGTATGGTTTTTCTGAAGATGCTGACGTGCAAGCAACGAACTATCAGCAACAAGGTGGTGTTAGTTACTTCACGGTAGAGCGAGCAGGCGAGATGCCACTAGAACTTAGTGTTAATTTGCCAGGGCAGCACAACGTACTTAATGCACTTGCTGCAATCGCAGTAGCAACAGATGAACATATTGCAGATAAATCTATTGCTGCTGCATTGGAAAAATTTGCAGGTATAGGTCGCCGTTTTGAACAGCTGGCAGACTTAAAGACGAAAAACGGCAACATGGTGTTGGTCGATGACTATGGACACCATCCGAGTGAAGTGAAAGCGACGATTAAAGCAATGCGCAATGGTTGGCCAGAAAAACGTTTGGTGATGGTTTTTCAACCGCATCGTTATTCGCGCACACGCGATTTATATGACGATTTTGTTGATGTGCTATCGGATGTTGATTGTCTTCTGTTGCTTGATGTTTATGCAGCGGGAGAAGCGCCAATAGCGGGCGCTGAAAGTAAAAACTTAGCTGGCAGTATCCGTCAACGCGGACAAATAGACCCTATTTATGTTGGCGACATTACTAAGTTAGCAGAGCTTTTAGCAGCGCAACTACAAGATGGTGACATGGTGATTACCCAAGGCGCAGGCAACATAGGTGCAATTGCTCGTGACCTAGTGAATCAAGATATATTGCAGGAGGGCGCTAATGTTTAGTCCTCAGGGAACGTCTGTTGCTGTTTTATATGGCGGAAACTCAGCTGAGCGAGAGGTGTCTTTACGTTCAGGAGATGCCATTGCACGTGGTTTAGAGCAAGCTGGTTTTCAGGTTCGTTTGATTGATACCAAAGAAGCAGATGTCTTTAGTCTGTCTTCATTAGCTTTGGATTGTGTGTTTATAGCCTTGCACGGTCGCGGCGGTGAAGATGGCAGCGTTCAAGGTGCGCTTGAATATATTGGATTGCCGTATACGGGATCTGATGTGCTTGGTTCAGCATTGTCTATGGATAAGAACCGCACCAAGCAATTATGGCAAGGCATTGGCTTGCCAACAGCAGATTTTCGCGTAGTAGAAAAGCAGAGTTACAACGCGGCAGATGCGGCAAAAATTATTACCGCATTTGGCAAGGTAATGGTAAAGCCGGCTCACGAAGGTTCAAGCATTGGAATGGCTAAAGCGTCAAGTGCGGTGGAATTGCATGCTGCGCTTAGTGAAGCATTTAAACACGACGTCAGCGTTTTAGTAGAACAATGGATTGATGGACCAGAGTATACGGTTGCAATCTTAGGTGATAAGGCGTTACCGCCAATTAAAATGGAAACGC contains the following coding sequences:
- the murG gene encoding undecaprenyldiphospho-muramoylpentapeptide beta-N-acetylglucosaminyltransferase, with product MTQVVGESQKRPTVLVMAGGTGGHIFPGIAVADYMKAQGWHVHWLGTAKRMEADIVPAHGYDISFINIAGLRNKNWRTWLKTPFKLLQSLMQSIRVIRKVNPDVVLGMGGYASAPGGFAAWLMSKPLVLHEQNAVAGLSNRFLSYLATNIFSAFPGAFAAKRAEVVGNPLRQDILSLEQVIPEQPATTKKVLVVGGSLGAQVLNETVPQAIAQIKLQNITVWHQTGKGNHHEVDNSYHQYGVNKDKVKVSEFIDDMADAYQWADVVICRAGALTVSELAMAAKPAIFVPLPHAVDDHQTKNAMYLVERGAAKLLPQKELNGTTLAQMLNSLFVSDTVVQKMSKAAHDAAHADATKKVAQRCMELGSK
- the murD gene encoding UDP-N-acetylmuramoyl-L-alanine--D-glutamate ligase, with the translated sequence MDFLTQLNNSNVLVLGAGVTGMSCARFLASKDIAFSLNDSRDAVLDAAMFSKEFPHATLSLGKWDTKLIAAADIIIISPGIDLATPALAAKRDDCEVIGDVEIYCRLKDTPILAVTGSNGKSTVVSLLAHIGEQLGKQVALGGNIGVPVLDNIALDLDCLILELSSFQLESMHSMQAVAATVLNVSDDHLDRHKTLENYQAIKQRIYSQASCAIVNRQDNRTFTSHNHQISFGDDKPGHNQFGLYQGALYFGEQKLVDIASLTIAGKHNAINALAALALGYELGWPLEDMAAALSSFEGLAHRCQKVSDKAGITWINDSKATNVGATEAAIEGLAAIKPAGSNIVLIAGGEGKGANFSPLAPLFEQALSVLITLGKDGPMLAQLKKGAIEVEDMEQAVECAYKHAKAGDIVILSPACASLDMYKNYMVRGEVFKQAVDELTLEEALV
- the murE gene encoding UDP-N-acetylmuramoyl-L-alanyl-D-glutamate--2,6-diaminopimelate ligase is translated as MPNALSRLLSAANIAFDKQIESRQLVNDSREIKTGDVFCAVIGSASNGNLFISAAIEKGCSVVLSQCQQQEQHGNVREEQGVPVISMYQLDQSLADLALWYYDNPQKKLNIFGVTGTNGKTSVSQLIAQLLEQLGKKAAVIGTTGAGRLNALTPIANTTPGPTELAQLFAQFVEQGITDVAMEVSSHALEQKRVDASLFDIAVFTNLSRDHLDYHGTMENYAAEKFKVFSGQQKQVAILNADDAQAKQWLPVMTQPVCLFSCKQDVSDNRYFVYAKEVSLTRQGMSLSIVTHKGPLTISAQLIGAFNVENLLAAIAVAVMQEYRLTDIEQAVAAITPITGRMETFSAPGETTAVVDYAHTPDALENALSACRQHCAGSLWVVFGCGGDRDKGKRPLMGQVAEKGADNIVVTNDNPRTETPENIASDILAGIENKQRVQVLLDRQRAVLSTLQQAKSDDMVLLAGKGHEDYVIVGEDTIYYNEREVVSNFFSTKKEGMQ
- the ftsW gene encoding cell division protein FtsW — translated: MWIAPKTQDAVTFDRTYIVIAVLMYMIGLVMVASSSMPVAEKLFNNPFHFVIRHVIYIGLSVIIAAVFLTMPMHKWKEYSGNFLLAAIALLVLVLLVGRTVNGSTRWLVLGPITVQAAEPAKLFFFCYLASYLVRRRTEVMEHVKGFYKPLIVFGVLAFLLLNQPDLGTVVVMFVTTIGLLFLAGAKLWQFLAVSAVGISAIVALAVFTPYRWRRITSFLDPWADPFGSGYQLTQSLMAYGRGEVFGQGLGNSIQKLEYLPEAHTDFVMAILAEEFGFIGISIVLFLSMILVLKALLLGREALNREKYFEGFFAYGIGIWMSFQTAVNIGASAGIVPTKGLTMPLISYGGSSMIIMTIAVVVLIRIDHELRLQSLQATKKGGQT
- a CDS encoding D-alanine--D-alanine ligase, which encodes MFSPQGTSVAVLYGGNSAEREVSLRSGDAIARGLEQAGFQVRLIDTKEADVFSLSSLALDCVFIALHGRGGEDGSVQGALEYIGLPYTGSDVLGSALSMDKNRTKQLWQGIGLPTADFRVVEKQSYNAADAAKIITAFGKVMVKPAHEGSSIGMAKASSAVELHAALSEAFKHDVSVLVEQWIDGPEYTVAILGDKALPPIKMETPNEFYDYQAKYQSTTTQYHCPCGLSDADEEELKQLALKAFKSTGAKVWGRVDVMRDANGQWQLLEVNTVPGMTETSLVPKAANVEGLSFVELVTEVVRLSMEK
- the murF gene encoding UDP-N-acetylmuramoyl-tripeptide--D-alanyl-D-alanine ligase translates to MISLSLSEIATAVSGELIGKDITIESVTTDSRALTHGDVFLALKGANFDGHRFVEQVLAQGASAVIVSTKQKTDTPQIVVNDTHKALGLLGAYVKQQVAPKTVAITGSSGKTTVKEMVAAILSRLGNVLATAGNFNNDIGVPLTLLRLEKQHEFAVMELGANHIGEISYTSGLVKPDISVINNIAAAHLEGFGDLCGVARAKGEIYEGLKPGGIALYNKDCKYAHKWQWRLTDKTVKTFSCLNKADVYSENVSLNAIGCPAFTLNANGETIDITLPIPGRHNVCNAVAAATIALEFGATLEDIQQGLEQMAPVKGRLNLHKLSDDFTVIDDTYNANVESNKAAAELLASYSGKRVLILGDMAELGSEARNYHHEVGAHAKGLGIDNLLTLGVLSQNTSMAFNGDGYHFTEREMLIEQLKQLVVDEKQPVTILVKGSRSSHMENVVKDILAWHKNTSVEEQV
- the murC gene encoding UDP-N-acetylmuramate--L-alanine ligase, with product MSTVIGQMKIPEMRRVKRIHFVGIGGAGMGGIAEVLLNEGYQISGSDIAENQVVRRLRDLGAQIAIGHQAKNIDGASVIVVSTAIDNTNPEINAASEQRIPVVRRAEMLAELMRFRHGIAIAGTHGKTTTTSLISSVFAEAGLDPTFVIGGLLNSAGTNARLGSSRYLIAEADESDASFLHLQPMVAVITNIDADHMETYQGDFEKLKDTYIEFLHNLPFYGLAVVCIDNPVVREILPRISRQVVTYGFSEDADVQATNYQQQGGVSYFTVERAGEMPLELSVNLPGQHNVLNALAAIAVATDEHIADKSIAAALEKFAGIGRRFEQLADLKTKNGNMVLVDDYGHHPSEVKATIKAMRNGWPEKRLVMVFQPHRYSRTRDLYDDFVDVLSDVDCLLLLDVYAAGEAPIAGAESKNLAGSIRQRGQIDPIYVGDITKLAELLAAQLQDGDMVITQGAGNIGAIARDLVNQDILQEGANV
- the mraY gene encoding phospho-N-acetylmuramoyl-pentapeptide-transferase, whose protein sequence is MLLWLADYLTQFYTGFNVFSYLTFRAIVSTLTALGISIYFGPKLIRKLQLLSFGQTVRDDGPQSHLSKQGTPTMGGILILGAIVTSVLLWADLSNVYVWVVLFVISSFGILGFVDDYRKVVRKDPKGLIARWKYFWQTVLGLGTAFFLYWFSQSPQETALLLPFIKDVMPQLGLLYILLTYFVIVGTSNAVNLTDGLDGLAIVPTVMVAGAFAIFAYMTGNINFSAYLHIPYIPLTSELVVVCTAIVGAGLGFLWFNTYPAQVFMGDVGSLALGAALGVIAVLVRQELVLFIMGGVFVIETLSVILQVGSYKLRGQRIFRMAPIHHHYELKGWPEPRVIVRFWIISLMLVLIGLATLKLR